In the Plasmodium chabaudi chabaudi strain AS genome assembly, chromosome: 13 genome, one interval contains:
- a CDS encoding fam-a protein, translated as MNKGYIKVVLFLLSLFVYVTNTALASEQFPSEKPRAIYTSRKVVTRRTITRSIPPNVPGPSNANPNIAIPSNANSNVAGPSNANSNLVGPSNANPNFAGPSHATSNLVGPSNARPNFAGPSHANSNLVGPSNARPNFAGPSHATSNLVGPSNANPNFAGPSHANSNVVGQKTDISNVVGQRTTVPNNYGSDELYEQHKHLLCTDRGEIIRAEKVMKEAVSLLMHHATTESSNDKPYKSKNDKKLNMEKHEGDAYIGKSNHKYPDSDMYTDLVDMLWDPSCSQKPDKTLKNGKVIRVYTPNLILVQYRYKNNNEDFQRYFYALARKHQVSEDTTVIAMTSGNINDHNSADTRIYTNPIVESANLFKTEVNSEPDIRRGELKKMFVNLSGYLIKKESNYVDITYVRSMDGNVPNDSSLPTKKLRA; from the exons ATGAATAAAGGATACATTAAAGTCgttttgtttcttttaagcttatttgtatatgtgACCAATACAGCCCTTGCAAGTGAACAATTTCCAAGTGAGAAACCTAGAGCTATTTATACTTCAAGGAAAGTTGTTACGAGGAGAACTATCACACGTAGTATTCCCCCAAATGTACCAGGCCCAAGCAATGCTAATCCAAATATAGCAATCCCAAGTAATGCTAATTCAAATGTCGCAGGCCCAAGTAATGCTAATTCAAATTTAGTAGGCCCAAGTAATGCTAATCCAAACTTCGCAGGCCCAAGCCATGCTACCTCAAATTTAGTAGGCCCAAGTAATGCTCGTCCAAACTTCGCAGGCCCAAGCCATGCTAATTCAAATTTAGTAGGCCCAAGTAATGCTCGTCCAAACTTCGCAGGCCCAAGCCATGCTACCTCAAATTTAGTAGGCCCAAGTAATGCTAATCCAAACTTCGCAGGCCCAAGCCATGCTAATTCAAATGTGGTAGGGCAAAAAACTGATATTTCAAACGTAGTAGGCCAAAGAACAACTGTTCCAAACAACTATGG ATCGGATGAATTGTACGAACAGCACAAGCACCTATTATGCACCGATCGTGGAGAAATTATAAGAGCAGAAAAAGTTATGAAAGAAGCTGTGTCACTTTTAATGCATCATGCTACAACTGAAAGTAGTAATGATAAACCctataaatcaaaaaatgataaaaaattaaatatggaGAAACATGAAGGTGATGCATACATTGGAAAATCTAATCACAAATACCCAGATTCAGATATG tATACTGACTTAGTAGATATGCTATGGGACCCCAGTTGCTCCCAAAAACCCGATAAAACTCTTAAGAATg GAAAAGTTATCCGTGTATATACCCCCAATTTAATATTGGTGCAATAtcgttataaaaataataatgaggATTTCCaaagatatttttatgctttAGCCAGAAAACATCAA GTATCAGAAGACACAACAGTAATTGCCATGACTTCAGGAAATATAAACGATCACAACAGCGCTGATACCagaatatatacaaatccAATCGTAGAAAGtgcaaatttatttaaaactgAAGTTAATTCTGAACCGGATATTAGAAGGGgcgaattaaaaaaaatgtttgtCAACTTATCCGGATATctcattaaaaaagaatccAATTATGTTGATATTACCTATGTCAGATCG atGGATGGTAATGTTCCTAATGACTCAAGTTTACCTACTAAAAAACTTCgtgcataa
- a CDS encoding tubulin epsilon chain, putative, protein MVREIIFLHVGQCGNQLGHEFWSVAIKEHLNNKKINEKKDVLGKYCYMNDSESSFFENVCGDLNSSHNENLKARAILIDTETGVTNEVFKSSIAGYFDKNNIFTQQSGAGNNWSQGYMHYGRIYENIIDNIIRKNVEKCDSLQSFYITSSLGGGTGSGLGSYVLEMLSDNYKQIKFSNCVFPSACDDVITSPYNSFFALTKIHEFSNCVLPVSNDALLNILNSKKLKEKEHNNKNDYSKMNNIVANLIVNLTSSMRFEGSLNVDINEICTNLVPYPFFNFMLSSLSPCLETENIRNFDNLFKNVLNHNNQMLIASPKDGLCLSMAFLCRGNISISDITKNILLIKNNLNILKYNKDATKIGLCNVPPLNQPYSLLCLINSCEIRNSFLQILERFNKLFKRKAHLHHYLEYLTMDDILEFKEKIQNLIFEYSYIQKNSFCSSKFLNKDTIEMLGYDICDESYITVNNGSDDTNTCPNYLKQKIKINDKNTNWFDFKNKPII, encoded by the coding sequence ATGGTGCgtgaaattatatttttacatgtTGGGCAATGTGGAAATCAGCTAGGACATGAATTTTGGTCAGTAGCAATTAAGGAACacttaaataataaaaagataaatgaaaaaaaagatgtaTTGGGTAAATACTGCTATATGAACGATTCTgaatcatcattttttgaaaacgTATGTGGTGATTTGAATTCAAGTCATAacgaaaatttaaaagcGAGAGCTATACTAATAGACACTGAAACTGGGGTTACAAACGAAGTATTTAAAAGTTCTATTGCAGGATATTttgacaaaaataatatatttactcAGCAATCTGGTGCAGGAAATAATTGGTCTCAAggatatatgcattatggaagaatatatgaaaatattattgataatataattagaaaaaatgtCGAAAAATGCGATTCATTGCAATCTTTTTACATTACATCATCGTTAGGAGGCGGAACCGGTTCGGGTTTAGGTTCATACGTTTTAGAAATGTTATCTGATAACTATaagcaaataaaatttagtAATTGTGTATTTCCATCAGCATGTGATGATGTAATTACATCCCCATATAATAGTTTTTTTGCCTTAACAAAAATACATGAGTTTTCAAACTGCGTTTTACCCGTATCAAACGATGCGTtactaaatattttaaatagtaaaaaattgaaagaAAAGgagcataataataaaaatgattattcaaaaatgaataatatagtAGCTAACCTTATTGTAAATTTAACAAGCTCAATGCGATTTGAAGGTTCATTAAATGTAGacataaatgaaatatgtaCTAATTTAGTCCcatatccattttttaattttatgttatCATCATTAAGTCCATGTTTAGAAACAGAGAATATACgaaattttgataatttgtttaaaaatgttttaaatcACAATAATCAAATGTTGATAGCTAGCCCAAAAGATGGCCTATGCTTATCTATGGCATTTTTATGTAGGGGTAACATAAGTATTTCAGACATTaccaaaaatattttattaataaaaaataatttaaatattttaaagtaTAATAAAGATGCTACAAAAATAGGGTTGTGCAATGTACCTCCATTAAATCAGCCTTATAGTTTATTGTGTCTAATTAACTCGTGTGAAATAAGAAATAGTTTTTTGCAAATATTAGAACGATTTAATAAGCTATTCAAAAGAAAAGCGCATTTGCATCATTATTTGGAATATCTAACCATGGATGATATATTGGagtttaaagaaaaaatccaaaatttaatttttgagtatagttatatacaaaaaaattcgTTTTGTTcatctaaatttttaaataaagacaCAATTGAGATGTTAGGATATGATATATGTGACGAAAGTTATATAACTGTTAACAATGGAAGTGATGATACTAATACTTGtccaaattatttaaaacagaaaataaaaataaatgacaaaaatacaaattggtttgattttaaaaataagccaattatataa
- a CDS encoding bromodomain protein, putative — protein MSGTKMKYDQLEEFRRKNEILANIVNKLIVFDKKRIFLYPVNVQYVPDYLNIIKEPMDFTTMKQKIQNFKYNTYEEFERDIFLIINNCYTYNDKTTIYHKIAEGLEAYYRKLSVKMYRKYMSIHLLYHNEDKNLVNKLLYNTNIKDENLSTSKDNKKIIKPKKHGKVGRPSKANMDYRNSQFNDTDMTNANMSKRRKNAIKNSMKSNEYMGDNSFYNPNGSYNNNFMNGNNNNHNINNMHGYDQMVYNLENMIDEENFDNIIDTIVNSNEKSKDIFNILIKSLKNKDESGLTSCNYVNIPKTLHRIYFDDSGISKMRNKNIDRLLADNNDNINIDMDENHKKRDRCNTSGDLQTDNKKSKLLNQKHGINDRYKNNLNTKTKNENYNNQQCSNSDLAKHHDLNQDENSYYNYANHNSNKVITCNIENQELTMNFLNYKESVKKFIGKENLSAFIDIFPNIDNILDNTDSKDLYYYAFNDLRLFGVDVPDFDEFNKKIVYNENYLLGVGRHHINNILTLDKNLVHVLQSKNNKTEFCNKLKEYLSTNRKREKYTSNKRGNNHNSNENTEKLNDDYDPSNMDRKNSNYGLKTQFDRESFSSDSSSNDENLNLRNFLRTYNYFHKECIKKISSKNNI, from the coding sequence ATGAGCGGGACGAAGATGAAATATGACCAACTCGAAGAATTCAGACGCAAAAATGAGATATTAGCAaatattgtaaataaaCTGATagtttttgataaaaagagaatatttttatatccaGTAAATGTGCAATATGTTCCAGATTAcctgaatataataaaagagCCAATGGATTTTACAACgatgaaacaaaaaattcaaaattttaaatataatacttaTGAAGAGTTTGAAagagatatatttttaataatcaATAATTGCTACACATATAATGACAAAACTACTATCTATCATAAGATTGCAGAGGGGTTAGAAGCTTATTATAGAAAGCTGAGTGTTAAAAtgtatagaaaatatatgagCATACACCTTCTTTATCATAATGAAGATAAAAACTTAGTAAATAAgcttttatataatactaatataaaagatgaaaatttaaGTACATCcaaagataataaaaaaattattaagcCAAAAAAACATGGAAAAGTTGGAAGGCCAAGTAAAGCAAATATGGATTATAGAAACAGCCAATTTAATGATACAGATATGACTAATGCCAATATGAGCAAAAGAAGGAAAAACGCTATTAAAAATTCTATGAAATCAAACGAATACATGGGCgataattcattttataaCCCTAATGGatcatataataacaattttatgaaCGGTAACAATAATAACCATAACATCAATAATATGCATGGATATGATCAAATGGTGTATAATTTGGAAAATATGATagatgaagaaaattttGACAATATTATTGATACAATTGTAAATAGCAATGAAAAATCAaaagatatttttaatatattgatcaaatcattaaaaaataaggatGAAAGTGGTCTTACTTCATGCAACTATGTAAATATACCTAAAACATTGCATAGAATATACTTTGACGATTCAGGTATATCAAAAATGcgaaacaaaaatatagatcGATTATTAGCAGATAACAATGACAATATTAACATTGATATGGATgaaaatcataaaaaaagagatCGATGTAATACGAGCGGTGACCTTCAAactgataataaaaaatcaaaattattaaaccAAAAACATGGTATTAACGATcgctataaaaataatttaaacacTAAAACCAAAAACGAAAACTATAATAATCAACAATGTTCTAACTCTGATTTAGCAAAACATCACGATTTAAATCAAGATGAGAATAGCTACTATAATTATGCAAATCATAACTCAAATAAAGTTATAACGTGTAATATCGAAAACCAAGAGTTAAcaatgaattttttaaattataaagaaagtgtaaaaaaattcatcggaaaagaaaatttatcTGCATTCATTGATATATTCCCAAATATCGACAATATATTAGATAATACAGATTCAAAAgacttatattattatgcttTTAATGACTTAAGACTATTCGGTGTAGATGTACCGGATTTTGATGagtttaacaaaaaaatcgtATACAATGAAAACTACTTGCTCGGGGTTGGTAGACATCACATAAATAACATTTTAACTttagataaaaatttagTACACGTGTTACAaagcaaaaataataaaactgaattttgtaataaattaaaagaatatttatcaACTAATAGAAAACgtgaaaaatatacttCTAATAAACGTGGAAATAATCACAATAGTAATGAAAATACAGAAAAATTGAATGATGATTATGATCCTTCGAATATGGATCgtaaaaattcaaattatGGTTTAAAGACCCAATTTGATAGAGAAAGTTTTTCTAGCGATTCATCTtcaaatgatgaaaatttgAACTTAAGAAACTTTCTACgcacatataattatttccaCAAagaatgtataaaaaaaattagctcaaaaaataacatataa
- a CDS encoding LCCL domain-containing protein, with protein sequence MNYLFYLVLSVILNCFVRGQESATNFYKFIDSFASSTYISEESGSSLYDAKRAIQNNPSYWCSAGNHLKDEEITWTGYLNTKGFVKGVKISWEYSPELVSIFVSSDGEHYKNVIPYKKISSTESSFDEIYFFKKLEEVTSIKIGLKNAIHKYFGIREVKIIGGGNPYFLLLSGITSEQEMCLQVEEGLINNDNTSVILDSCINALASGDGRELWKTNSNNQIISALSDPPKCLAVINLDNLENNKLVLYDCLRALEDGDGKSNWVFESNSQIRLQRSGEPLCISQKNIHGNIPGIHDILLNTDASVDATSILDDDHSADNTIDGDLNSFWASSIFGDNYEHLVYFVIDLNKFVEISRVKVFWEYPPLHYIISFSTEKDNYKIVAENLANPSFTTIDSLKNIETRYIKISMVKPHPKHGEMDGQFLYGIRSIEVQANNLESVLNFCRDAANSDDARDKYFIEYISEFDKNLSNKLINLEDDVSKNVSSISDKLSKLEEVLPNIETCLNEKKEYDTKLKASMDQVIELNNKITSLESVDLIHSNDLLRLGVSPGDSSSYPANDCSIIKNAQEVPMSGFYWIKPKCSPEPLRVYCDMDSSTSLYVWNGHSPKSPDHLITNIINSVDDIRKHCAEVGLEPLVLKSTDQLNSLIVALKKMGFILNGKINIPLAYDYSCNYGSCSGKFHDLLNGNVDLTTLIYFKGAESPNTTTIRQTAGISYDDGSFKFFNLETSDISAIVCSTNSSENDFSMQYLSIDCDTTALDDDFNGIVNTNIVALCPLGCDHERFKEFHVYGSNGVYSDSSSICRASIHAGVIDKQGGLVNVAIESGLDYYKGSISNNIESISLNKGGNEALLDIITNEKKEDIKEETSIINHRTIRISNLSQDCPIDLFEYKQLSFIEKGNFKKNEQKVENIAEYNESNEGYKTHEIINDLLKNVDAIHGVDSSVISIIQDETVRVIEKAKKEFAPADILSKKQIDDTINLYNLTENLALYLYDLSGKYINDLEKVKERLEELKKVQRIVHNFGAFKLNYESMNFSSYFYIFDSKLIKNKPSVWGYVDTEILGHKNSIGQMSSISNREIGEGYFAKLKGLNFYDFEIKVSVLSKGTGCAGIAFRAKDDFNFYLFDICDQDGVRRLSKIENGHADILKEKYGDFSINNKWSTYKITTSHANIDIYEIDDKLNEMKILSSLDEKFLSGTVGLYSQINGQGTFFDELEIIAKPCSELSKSGKHEKKKNFNCPYYKENYDSDLFPYTIINDVEYKWSFAKEDDNDYLLCKKIENGTVYDTIALLKQRKCSDGNLNFDMNYSLSKENENLDKNNQHIYILFNFVNENNFNALEIRQDSLKLTSYKDSKPITLSEFNDHDKITKILEQDEWFHVNVKFDKLKFKVVISSNNGYEIKLDANNDDTDSIDLGNVGFMVNNFDEVKFDSITLSSNVLNSNESFIESKTKTWGTCEKSIHVLNRRSSCETDIYPNQKKEKHINCIKNFCEECCLHHTKMLDSNEKKQCEKHCKRNDGLAEKMQKLFEKFINKCVSLEENKDYENCDDDDLNCRSKTCILCCEQNDVVDSDDIEEVSFHKSKDIQKEETIECQFQCKVTHGIAE encoded by the coding sequence atgaattatttattctatCTAGTATTATCCGTgattttaaattgttttgTAAGGGGGCAAGAATCTGctacaaatttttataagtttATTGATTCTTTTGCATCATCTACATATATTTCAGAGGAATCGGGGAGTTCCCTTTACGATGCTAAAAGAGCGATCCAAAACAACCCAAGCTATTGGTGTAGCGCTGGGAATCACTTAAAGGATGAAGAAATAACATGGACGGGatatttaaatacaaaGGGTTTTGTAAAAGgtgtaaaaatatcatgGGAATATAGTCCAGAACTAGTTAGTATATTCGTGTCTTCTGATGGAGagcattataaaaatgtgattccatataaaaaaatatcgagTACTGAATCATCTTttgatgaaatatatttttttaaaaaactaGAAGAGGTCAcatcaataaaaatagggTTAAAAAATGCCATTCACAAATATTTTGGAATAAGAGAAGTGAAGATTATTGGTGGAGGGAATCCTTACTTTTTATTGCTATCTGGAATTACAAGCGAACAAGAAATGTGTTTACAAGTAGAAGAAGggttaataaataatgataacaCATCTGTAATTTTAGACTCATGTATTAATGCTTTAGCGAGCGGAGATGGTAGAGAACTATGGAAAACAAATTCTAATAATCAAATTATTAGTGCATTAAGTGATCCTCCTAAATGTTTAGCTGTTATAAATTTAGATAACTTAGAAAATAACAAACTGGTTTTATATGATTGTTTAAGAGCTTTAGAAGATGGCGATGGTAAATCGAATTGGGTATTTGAATCAAACTCTCAGATTCGATTGCAAAGAAGCGGTGAGCCTTTATGTATttctcaaaaaaatattcatggAAATATACCAGGAATTCATGACATTCTTCTTAATACAGATGCATCTGTTGATGCTACTTCTATCTTAGATGATGATCATAGTGCTGATAACACAATAGATGGGGACTTGAATAGTTTTTGGGCATCATCTATATTTGGAGATAACTATGAGCACTtagtttattttgttatagacttaaataaatttgtagAAATATCCAGAGTAAAAGTATTTTGGGAGTATCCACCTttacattatattatatcttttagCACAGAAAaggataattataaaattgttgcTGAGAATTTGGCTAACCCAAGTTTTACAACAATAGattcattaaaaaacattgaaacaagatatattaaaatatcaaTGGTTAAGCCTCATCCCAAACATGGAGAAATGGATggacaatttttatatggaaTAAGATCAATAGAAGTTCAAGCTAACAATTTAGAAAGtgtattaaatttttgtaGAGATGCAGCAAATTCAGATGATGCTAGagacaaatattttattgaataTATTAGCGAGTtcgataaaaatttaagcaacaaattaataaatcttGAAGATGAtgtttcaaaaaatgtaagtTCTATTAGCgataaattatcaaaattagAAGAAGTGTTACCCAATATTGAGACATGtttaaacgaaaaaaaagaatatgacacaaaattaaaagcaTCAATGGATCAAGTTATTGAactgaataataaaattactTCCTTAGAATCAGTAGATTTAATTCATAGCAATGATTTATTACGATTAGGCGTATCTCCTGGTGATTCATCGTCTTATCCTGCGAATGATTGTtcaataattaaaaatgctCAAGAAGTCCCTATGTCAGGATTTTATTGGATAAAACCGAAATGTTCACCTGAACCTCTAAGAGTATATTGTGATATGGATTCAAGTACATCTTTATATGTTTGGAATGGTCACTCTCCTAAATCGCCAGATCATTTaataacaaatattataaattcagTAGATGACATTAGAAAGCATTGTGCAGAAGTAGGCTTAGAGCCATTAGTACTAAAATCAACTGACCAATTAAATAGTTTAATTGTTgcattgaaaaaaatgggttttatattaaatggaaaaattaaCATACCATTAGCTTATGATTATTCATGCAATTATGGTAGTTGTAGTGGAAAGTTTcatgatttattaaatggtAACGTCGATTTAACAAcactaatttattttaaaggaGCAGAATCCCCTAATACCACTACTATTAGACAAACAGCAGGGATATCATATGATGACGGgtcttttaaattttttaacttaGAAACATCAGATATATCTGCAATAGTTTGCTCAACAAATTCATCGGAAAATGATTTTTCAATGCAATATTTAAGTATAGATTGTGATACCACAGCATTAGATGATGATTTTAATGGAATtgtaaatacaaatatagtAGCTTTATGTCCTTTAGGATGTGATCATGAGAGATTTAAGGAATTTCATGTATATGGTAGCAATGGGGTATATTCTGATAGTAGCTCTATTTGTAGAGCATCTATACATGCAGGTGTAATAGATAAACAAGGTGGGCTGGTTAATGTAGCTATTGAATCTGGATTAGATTATTATAAAGGTTCAATAAGTAATAATATCGAATCTATATCGTTAAATAAGGGAGGTAATGAAGCATTATTAGACATAATTacgaatgaaaaaaaagaagataTTAAAGAAGAAACAAGTATTATTAATCATAGAACTATAAGAATAAGTAATTTGTCTCAAGATTGCCCAATcgatttatttgaatacAAGCAACTATCATTTATTGAAAAGggtaattttaaaaaaaacgaacaAAAAGTAGAAAACATAGCGgaatataatgaaagtAATGAAGGTTACAAAACAcatgaaataattaatgacttgttaaaaaatgttgacGCTATTCATGGAGTTGATTCATCAGTAATTTCCATTATTCAAGATGAAACTGTAAGGGTTATagaaaaagcaaaaaaagaattcgCCCCAGCCGacattttatcaaaaaaacaaattgatgatacaataaatttatacaatttGACTGAAAATTTAGcattgtatttatatgatttatcaggaaaatatataaatgatttaGAAAAGGTAAAAGAACGATTggaagaattaaaaaaagttcaAAGGATTGTCCATAATTTTGGcgcatttaaattaaactATGAAAGTATGAATTTTTCTTCCTATTTCTACATATTTGATTcgaaattaattaaaaataaacctAGTGTTTGGGGATATGTTGATACCGAAATTTTAGgacataaaaatagtattgGACAAATGAGTAGTATATCAAATAGAGAAATAGGGGAAGGGTATTTtgcaaaattaaaaggattaaatttttatgattttgaaataaaGGTAAGCGTGTTAAGTAAAGGTACTGGATGTGCTGGAATAGCATTTAGAGCTAAAGATgatttcaatttttatttatttgatatttgTGATCAAGATGGAGTAAGAagattatcaaaaatagaaaatggACATGCagatattttaaaagaaaagtatggtgatttttcaataaataataaatggagcacatataaaataacaacGAGCCATGCtaatattgatatatatgagattgatgataaattaaatgaaatgaaaatattaagttCATTAgatgaaaaatttttatcgGGTACTGTAGGCTTGTATTCTCAAATAAATGGGCAAGGAACATTTTTTGATGAGCTGGAAATTATAGCGAAACCCTGTTCAGAACTATCTAAAAGTGGAAagcatgaaaaaaaaaagaattttaACTGTCCttattataaagaaaattatgatagcgatttatttccatataCCATAATTAATGACGTAGAATATAAATGGAGTTTTGCAAAAGAGGATGataatgattatttattatgtaaaaaaatagaaaatggAACAGTATATGATACTATAGCACTTTTAAAACAAAGGAAATGCTCTGATGGCAACTTAAATTTTGATATGAATTATTCTTTATccaaagaaaatgaaaatttagatAAGAATAAtcaacatatatatatcttattcaattttgtgaatgaaaataattttaatgcCCTTGAAATTAGACAAGACTCTCTGAAGTTAACATCCTATAAGGATAGCAAACCAATAACATTATCAGAGTTCAACGATCATGATAAAATTACAAAGATATTAGAGCAAGATGAATGGTTCCATGTTAATGtaaaatttgataaacTAAAATTCAAAGTTGTAATAAGCAGTAATAATGGTTATGAAATCAAACTAGATGCAAACAATGATGATACAGATTCTATTGATTTAGGAAATGTAGGTTTCATggttaataattttgatgaaGTAAAATTTGATTCTATAACTTTATCATCTAATGTATTAAATTCAAATGAAAGCTTCATTGAATCCAAAACAAAAACATGGGGAACATGTGAAAAAAGCATACATGTATTAAACAGAAGATCTTCATGTGAAACTGATATATATccaaatcaaaaaaaagaaaaacataTCAATtgcattaaaaatttttgtgAAGAATGTTGTTTGCATCATACCAAAATGCTAGATAGTAACGAAAAGAAACAATGTGAAAAACATTGCAAAAGAAATGATGGTTTAGCtgaaaaaatgcaaaaacTTTTTGAAAAGTTTATAAACAAGTGTGTTTCATTAGAAGAAAACAAGGATTATGAAAATTGCGATGATGATGATTTAAATTGTAGAAGCAAAACATGTATACTTTGCTGTGAGCAAAATGATGTGGTAGATTCTGATGATATTGAAGAGGTATCTTTTCATAAATCAAAAGATATCCAAAAAGAAGAAACAATTGAATGTCAATTTCAGTGCAAAGTAACTCATGGAATTGCTgaataa